One window from the genome of Candidatus Aegiribacteria sp. encodes:
- a CDS encoding sigma-70 family RNA polymerase sigma factor, protein MKSDQKQIFEQEILTHLDRLYGYAMHLCRNSDDASDLVQDTYLSALRYEKQYSIGTNAGAWLFTIMRNTFLNKMRSKNRRPVGLAGEWIEELSRKDISELRKLGPDPSVQMLDDLLKEDIREAIDSLPKEFRDAVVLCDVQGFSYSEIASILDIPIGTVRSRIHRGRSILRHLLAEWKNIAKEGR, encoded by the coding sequence ATGAAAAGTGATCAAAAGCAGATATTCGAACAGGAAATACTCACTCATCTTGACAGACTATACGGGTACGCGATGCATCTATGCAGGAACAGTGACGATGCCTCAGACCTCGTACAGGATACATATCTCAGTGCTCTGAGATATGAGAAGCAATACTCCATCGGAACAAATGCGGGTGCTTGGTTGTTTACAATTATGAGAAATACGTTTTTAAACAAGATGAGATCAAAGAACAGAAGACCTGTTGGATTAGCCGGTGAATGGATTGAAGAGCTGTCTCGAAAAGATATTTCTGAACTTAGAAAACTCGGACCGGATCCGAGCGTGCAAATGCTTGATGATCTTTTAAAAGAGGATATCAGAGAAGCAATTGACAGTTTACCAAAAGAGTTCAGGGATGCGGTTGTACTGTGTGATGTTCAGGGGTTTTCATACTCGGAGATTGCTTCAATTCTTGATATTCCAATTGGTACTGTGAGATCCAGAATTCACAGGGGTAGAAGCATTCTGCGGCATTTACTTGCGGAGTGGAAGAATATTGCGAAGGAGGGAAGATAA
- a CDS encoding zf-HC2 domain-containing protein, whose protein sequence is MTCEDAHSHMHDYISGELAPEYHEPLMNHLEECGSCRALFNQTQLLQTAVRNLMQYETPPELQTAVSRILLDI, encoded by the coding sequence ATGACTTGTGAGGATGCTCACTCTCATATGCATGACTACATTTCCGGTGAATTAGCTCCGGAATACCATGAACCCCTGATGAATCATCTGGAGGAATGTGGCTCCTGCCGCGCACTGTTCAACCAAACTCAACTTCTTCAAACTGCTGTAAGGAATTTAATGCAATATGAAACTCCTCCCGAGCTTCAAACAGCTGTTTCCCGGATTCTTCTGGATATCTGA